A window of Actinomycetota bacterium genomic DNA:
GGCCAGGCGGTCGCGGATGGCGTCAGCGGCGGCGAAGTCGCGGGCCGCGCGGGCGCGTTCGCGGAGGTCGAGGAGGAGGTCGAGCAGCGGGCGGAAGGCCGCCGGGTCGGGCAGGTCGTCGAGCGGGGTGAAGCCGAGGCGGCCGGCCAGGTCGAGGAAGGTGGCGAAGCGGTCCCGGAGCGGGCCGGTGGCGTCGTGGTCGCCCCGCTCCAGCCGGACGATCAGCGGGTTGGCCTCGGCGACCAGGTCGAACAGCACGGCCAGGGCGGCGGGGACGTTCAGGTCGTCGTCGAGGGCGGCCTGGAAGCGGTCCCGCCACCCGCCCACGTCCTGGGGGCCGCCGGCATCGGCGTCCGCGCCGTCCCCGCCGGCGAGGGCGAGGGCCCGGGCGGCGTTGGTGGCGAACGTGGCCAGGCGGTCGTAGCTGGCGGCGGCGTCGGCCAGGACCTCCTCGGAGAACTCCAGGGGGCTGCGGTAGTGGGCGCCGAGGAGGGCGTAGCGGAGGACCACCCCGCGGTGGCGGCGCAGGAGCTCGCGGGGGCTGACCACGTTGCCGACGGACTTGGCCATCTTCTCGCCCTTGAGCTCGAGGAAGGCGTTGTGGAGCCAGTAGCGGGCGAACGGCTCGCCGGTGGCGCCCTCGGACTGGGCGATCTCGTTCTCGTGGTGGGGGAAGATCAGGTCCTCGCCGCCGCCGTGGATGTCGAAGCCGGTGCCGAGGTACTTGCCGGCCATGGCCGAGCACTCCATGTGCCAGCCGGGGCGTCCCGGGCCCCAGGGCGAGCCCCAGGTGGGCTCGCCGGGCTTGGCACCCTTCCACAGGGCGAAGTCGAGCGGGTCGCGCTTGTCCGGGTTGACCTCGACCCGGGCGCCGGCCTGGAGCTCGCCCAGGTCGCGGTGGGACAGCTTGCCGTACTCGGGCCACTTGCCGACGGCGAAGTAGACGTCGGCGCCGGCCTGGTAGGCGAGCCCGGCGTCGACCAGCCGGGCGATCAGGGCCAGCATCTCCGGGATGTGGGCGCTGGCCCTGGGGGCGATGTCGGGCGGCAGCACGCCGAGGGCGGCGGTGATCTCGTCGTAGACCCGCCCCCAGTGCTCGGCCACCACGAACGCCTGCAGCGGGTCGTGGCCGGCGGCGTTGATGATCTTGTCGTCGACGTCGGTGTAGTTCCGGACCAGCAGGACCTGGTGGCCGGAGGCGGTCAGGTGGCGGCGGAGCACGTCGAACACGACCACGGGCCGGAGGTTGCCGATGTGGGGCTCGCCGTAGACGGTGGGCCCGCACACGTAGATCCCCACCCGGCCGTGGTCGCGGGGCGTGAACGGCTCCTTGCGGCGGGTGAGCGTGTTGTGGAGCTGGAGGGCCACGGTGGTTCGGCTCCGGGTTCCGATCGGCGGTGAGCTCGTATCCTACCCGCGAACCGGCTGCTCAGCGGCCAGGCAGACGGCGGTGGCGGCGATCCCCTCGCCGCGGCCGCAGAAGCCGAGGCCGTCGGTGGACTTGGCCGTGACCCGGACCCGGGCCGGCTCCAGGCCGAGGGCGGCGGCCAGGTTGGCGGCCATGGTGGCGATCAGGTGGCCGAGGCGGGGCCGGTCGCAGAGGACGGCCACGTCCAGGCTGACGACCGTCCAGCCGCCGGCCGCGACCAGCTCGGCCACCCTGGCACACAGCTCCAGGCTGGAGGCGTCCTTCCAGCGGGGGTCGGCGGAGGGGAAGTGCTGGCCCAGGTCGGGCAGGCCGGCCGCGCCGAGCACGGCGTCGCAGGCGGCGTGGGCGACCACGTCGGCGTCGGAGTGGCCGTCCAGGCCGAGCTCGAACGGCACCCGTACCCCGCCGAGGACCAGCGGCCGCCCGGCGACCAGCGGGTGGGCGTCGACACCCTGGCCGACCCGCAGCGGCGGCAGGCTCACAGCCCGCCCCGCCCCCGATTGCGGCGGGCCAGCAGGGTCTCGGCGACGGCCAGGTCGAGCGGGGTCGTCACCTTGAGGTTCTCGGGATCGCCGAGCACCACCTGGACCCGGTGGCCGGCCAGCTCGACCAGGGCGGCCTCGTCGACCGCCTCGACCCGGTCACGGCGGGCGCGCCGGTGCGCCTCCTCCAGCACCTCGCGCACGAACAGCTGGGGGGTCTGCATGGCGCGGAGCTGGTCGCGGTTGACCAGACCGGTGGAACGGCGGCCGGCGTCGACATGGCGGATGGTGTCGGTCACCGGCACCCCGGGGACCACCCCGGCCGCCCCCGCCTCCAGGAGCAGCGTGAGCATGCGGTCGACGGCTCCGTGGGCGGTCAGGGGGCGGGCGGCGTCGTGGACGGCGACGTAGCCCGGCCCCGGCGGCAGGGCGCGCAGGCCGGCGGCCACGCTGGCCTGGCGGGTCGGCCCGCCGGCGACGACGGCGGTCACCTTGGCGAAGCCCTCCTCGGCGATCAGCTTGCCGGTGGCCTCCAGGGCGTCCGGGTGGCTGACCACCACCACCGCGACCGTGCTGGCGTTGGCCTCGACCGCCTCGACGGCGTGGGCCAGCAGGGCCCGCCCGGCCAGCTCGACCAGGGCCTTGGGGCCGGTGCCGCCGAGGCGCAGGCCGCCGCCGGCGGCCGGCACAACCACGCCCACCGCCACCGCCGCGGCGGCGGTGGGCGTGACGGAAGCGTCCGGGCTGACTACGACTCGAGCGCCTCGTCGACCAGCAGGACGGCCTTGCCCTCGTCGCAGTGGCAGGCGAGCACCAGCTCGGAGACGAGGATCTGGCGGGAGCGCTGGAGCATGCGCTTCTCGCCGGCGGAGAGGCCCTTCTCGCGGTCGCGCACGGTGAGGTCGCGGACGACCTCGGCGACCTGGAAGATGTCCCCGGACTGGAGGCGCTCGATGTTGCCCTTGAAGCGGCGGCTCCAGTTGCCCTGGGTCGAGGACTCGCCAGTGCGCAGGATCTCGAGGACGCCTTCGACGTCCTCGGAGCTGCAGACCTCGCGAATCCCGACCTCCTGGCAGTTGTCGCGGGGCACCATGAGGGTCAGGTCGCCATATGTCAGCTTGAGGACCAGGTACTCCCTGGTCTCGCCGCCTACCTCACGATCCTGGAGGCCTTCGATGACCGCGGCCCCATGCTGTGGGTAGATGACGCTGTCGCCGACCTTGAACATACGCGAAAACCCCTTCCCTCGAACGGAACACTAAACAGGATAACATTTCCGAGGGCCTACGTACAAACGAAGTCGCAGGTAGATGGCCTGATTGACATGGGCCAGGGTCATGCGTCGCCGTCGAGGCGGGCGCCGTCGGCGAGGCGCAGGAGCCCCTCGCGGAGGAGGCGGGCCCGCCCGGCGCCGACCCCTTCGACCTCCTCCAGGTCCTCCGGGCCGACGGCCAGGATCACCTTGAGCGAGCCGAAGCGCTCGACCACCCGTTCGACCACCGACGGCGGCAGCTGCGGCACCCTGGCCAGCAGGCGGTGGCCGCGCGGGACCTGGGGGGCGTCGAGGGCCTCGGGGTCGCCGGTGAGATCGATCGCCTTGGCCACGGCGGCCAGGTCCGACAGCTCCTCGGGGGTCAGGCGGCGCAGCTCGGCCAGCACCCCCGCCACCTCCCAGCCGGGACGCGGCCGCAGGTGGTCGCGGACGGCCAGCCGCTCCTCGTCCTCCACGCCGGCGCTCAGCTCCTCCATCTGCAGCCGCAGCAGGCGGCCCTCGCTGCCCAGCTCGGCCACGTACTGCTCCAGCTCGCCGGCCACCCGGCAGACCAGCTCGGCCCGGCCGAGCAGGGTCAGGACGTCCCTGAGGGTGGCCTGGCCGTGCAGCTCGCACACGTCCAGGGCGGTCCTGGCCTCGTCGAAGCGGGCCCGGTAGTGCTCCAGGGTGGCGACCGCCTGGTTGGCCCGGGACAGCACCGAGCCGACGTCCTCGAGCACGTGACGCCAGTCCTCGACGTACAGGGTGATGGTGCGCATGGAGTGGGAGACCGAGATCACCGGCACCCCGGCCTGCCTGGCCACCCGCTCGGCGGTGCGGTGGCGGGTGCCGGTCTCGACGGTGGCGATGGCCGGGTCGGGCATCAGGTGGACGTTGGCCCAGAGGATGCGGCCGGCCGTCTCGTCCAGGACCAGGGCGCCGTCCATCTTGGCCAGCTCGGACAGGCGCTGGGCGGTGAACGGCACGTCGATCTGGAAGCCGCCGGTGAACAGCGCCTCCACCTGCGGGGGCGAGCCGAGCACGATCAGGGCACCGGTGTTGGCGCGCAGGATCCGCTCGAGCCCGGGCCGCAGGGCCGTCCCCGGGGCGACCTGCCGCAGCACGTCGAGCAGGCGGTCGTCGAGACTCATCGCACCACCCGGATCGGGGGCGGGGCCGGGGTGGGGGTCGGCGCCAGGACCGACAGGGACTCGACCACGGAGCCGACCGGGTCGAGCTCGATATCGGCGGACCTGGCCGCGGCGGGCAGGCCGGTGGCGGGGACGAGGGCGCGGCGGAAGCCGAGCCGGGCCGCCTCGGCCAGGCGGCGCGGCAGCTGCGGCACCGGGCGGACCTCGCCGCCCAGGCCGACCTCGCCGATGGTGATCAGGTCGGACGGCACCTGCCGGTCGCGGGCCGCCGAGGCCAGGGCCAGGCAGACGGCCAGGTCGGCGGCGGGCTCGCCGATCCTGACCCCGCCGGCGGTGGCGGCGAACACGTCGTTGCCGGCCAGCCCGATCCGGGCCCGGCGGTCGAGCACGGCGACCAGGATGGCCAGCCGGCCGGCGTCCAGCCCCTGGGCGGTGCGCCGGGGCACGGCCACCCCGGTGGGCACGACCAGCGCCTGGACCTCGGTGACGAGGGGCCGGCGGCCCTCCAGGCTGACCGTGCAGGCGACCCCGGGCACCCCGGCCGAGCGGGCGGAGAGGAACAGCCGCGACGGGTCGGCCAGCGGCTCCAGCCCGGCCTCGGTCATCTCGAAGCAGCCGACCTCGTAGGCCGGGCCGAAGCGGTTCTTGGTGCAGCGGACCAGGCGCAGGGCGTGGTGCTGGTCGCCCTCG
This region includes:
- the cysS gene encoding cysteine--tRNA ligase, with product MALQLHNTLTRRKEPFTPRDHGRVGIYVCGPTVYGEPHIGNLRPVVVFDVLRRHLTASGHQVLLVRNYTDVDDKIINAAGHDPLQAFVVAEHWGRVYDEITAALGVLPPDIAPRASAHIPEMLALIARLVDAGLAYQAGADVYFAVGKWPEYGKLSHRDLGELQAGARVEVNPDKRDPLDFALWKGAKPGEPTWGSPWGPGRPGWHMECSAMAGKYLGTGFDIHGGGEDLIFPHHENEIAQSEGATGEPFARYWLHNAFLELKGEKMAKSVGNVVSPRELLRRHRGVVLRYALLGAHYRSPLEFSEEVLADAAASYDRLATFATNAARALALAGGDGADADAGGPQDVGGWRDRFQAALDDDLNVPAALAVLFDLVAEANPLIVRLERGDHDATGPLRDRFATFLDLAGRLGFTPLDDLPDPAAFRPLLDLLLDLRERARAARDFAAADAIRDRLAEAGIRVEDRPGGPRWHLLP
- the ispF gene encoding 2-C-methyl-D-erythritol 2,4-cyclodiphosphate synthase; amino-acid sequence: MSLPPLRVGQGVDAHPLVAGRPLVLGGVRVPFELGLDGHSDADVVAHAACDAVLGAAGLPDLGQHFPSADPRWKDASSLELCARVAELVAAGGWTVVSLDVAVLCDRPRLGHLIATMAANLAAALGLEPARVRVTAKSTDGLGFCGRGEGIAATAVCLAAEQPVRG
- the ispD gene encoding 2-C-methyl-D-erythritol 4-phosphate cytidylyltransferase, which codes for MGVVVPAAGGGLRLGGTGPKALVELAGRALLAHAVEAVEANASTVAVVVVSHPDALEATGKLIAEEGFAKVTAVVAGGPTRQASVAAGLRALPPGPGYVAVHDAARPLTAHGAVDRMLTLLLEAGAAGVVPGVPVTDTIRHVDAGRRSTGLVNRDQLRAMQTPQLFVREVLEEAHRRARRDRVEAVDEAALVELAGHRVQVVLGDPENLKVTTPLDLAVAETLLARRNRGRGGL
- a CDS encoding CarD family transcriptional regulator — protein: MFKVGDSVIYPQHGAAVIEGLQDREVGGETREYLVLKLTYGDLTLMVPRDNCQEVGIREVCSSEDVEGVLEILRTGESSTQGNWSRRFKGNIERLQSGDIFQVAEVVRDLTVRDREKGLSAGEKRMLQRSRQILVSELVLACHCDEGKAVLLVDEALES
- the disA gene encoding DNA integrity scanning diadenylate cyclase DisA, producing the protein MSLDDRLLDVLRQVAPGTALRPGLERILRANTGALIVLGSPPQVEALFTGGFQIDVPFTAQRLSELAKMDGALVLDETAGRILWANVHLMPDPAIATVETGTRHRTAERVARQAGVPVISVSHSMRTITLYVEDWRHVLEDVGSVLSRANQAVATLEHYRARFDEARTALDVCELHGQATLRDVLTLLGRAELVCRVAGELEQYVAELGSEGRLLRLQMEELSAGVEDEERLAVRDHLRPRPGWEVAGVLAELRRLTPEELSDLAAVAKAIDLTGDPEALDAPQVPRGHRLLARVPQLPPSVVERVVERFGSLKVILAVGPEDLEEVEGVGAGRARLLREGLLRLADGARLDGDA